From Candidatus Omnitrophota bacterium, a single genomic window includes:
- the mreC gene encoding rod shape-determining protein MreC has protein sequence MPKIKFTARKWALAVIIIVLLSGLFLFPDLSRSIRDLSVKALLLPVKAVRSASVYFNSKKELQEQTHELRGEVADLSIELEGYRELRAENERLRELLKFKKKIPFDTISAEIIARNPNSWINSFVIDKGSRDGVQKDSAVCSARGLLGKVYDVSRDSSSVMPVSHPNFRAGGMLKDSRVNGVIFGSGGGMARLMYIPVDTEVEEGVMVLTSGFSRIFPKGIPVGTVVSVGKSRTGLYKYAEIKPFADFLDQEEVLCLK, from the coding sequence GTGCCTAAGATCAAATTTACCGCGAGAAAATGGGCGTTAGCAGTAATAATCATCGTATTACTATCCGGTCTTTTCCTTTTTCCTGATCTTTCCCGGTCTATAAGGGACCTGTCCGTCAAAGCGCTTCTTCTGCCGGTCAAGGCGGTCCGTTCGGCGTCCGTTTATTTCAACAGTAAAAAAGAACTTCAGGAGCAAACCCATGAACTGCGGGGCGAAGTCGCTGATCTTTCGATCGAACTTGAAGGATACAGGGAGCTGCGCGCGGAGAACGAAAGGTTGCGAGAACTTCTTAAATTCAAGAAGAAGATCCCTTTTGACACGATATCAGCGGAGATAATAGCGCGAAACCCGAACAGCTGGATAAATTCTTTCGTTATCGATAAAGGTAGCCGTGATGGGGTACAGAAAGACTCGGCTGTGTGCTCGGCCCGCGGGCTCCTTGGTAAAGTGTACGATGTGAGCAGGGACTCAAGCTCGGTCATGCCGGTAAGCCATCCGAATTTCCGTGCCGGAGGCATGCTAAAGGACAGTCGTGTGAACGGTGTTATTTTCGGGTCCGGCGGCGGGATGGCCAGGCTCATGTACATACCGGTCGATACGGAAGTTGAGGAAGGGGTAATGGTGCTGACGTCCGGGTTCAGCAGGATATTCCCTAAAGGTATCCCCGTTGGGACAGTGGTGTCCGTGGGTAAGAGCCGGACGGGACTCTATAAGTATGCCGAGATAAAACCGTTCGCGGATTTTCTTGACCAGGAAGAGGTCTTGTGCCTTAAATAG
- a CDS encoding LytS/YhcK type 5TM receptor domain-containing protein, which yields MRKNIYFIVILLFALALQTVSLKSLRWFPDIVLLMVVFAGIFGGSVEGFVVGLIAGFFRGCFSVETMALDMVLFPVVGLIASMLSRTIYAHNPLAQEITAVVAVLTVLTAHALYLGIPGEPGPGLSGMMLSYWRPVLATVIVSPVVLGMLKELLEFEE from the coding sequence ATGAGGAAAAATATATATTTCATTGTTATCCTGTTGTTCGCCCTGGCACTTCAGACCGTATCCCTGAAGAGCCTGAGATGGTTCCCCGATATAGTGCTTTTAATGGTGGTATTCGCGGGGATATTTGGAGGCAGTGTGGAAGGCTTTGTGGTCGGGCTTATCGCGGGGTTTTTCAGGGGGTGTTTCTCTGTTGAGACCATGGCGCTCGATATGGTACTTTTTCCTGTGGTTGGGCTCATAGCATCCATGCTTTCCAGGACCATATACGCGCACAACCCCCTCGCCCAGGAGATAACGGCTGTCGTGGCCGTTCTTACGGTCCTCACCGCACATGCTCTTTATCTGGGGATACCGGGAGAACCCGGACCGGGTCTTTCCGGCATGATGCTGTCATATTGGCGTCCGGTACTGGCCACGGTAATAGTATCGCCGGTCGTATTGGGCATGCTCAAAGAATTACTGGAATTCGAGGAGTAG
- the mrdA gene encoding penicillin-binding protein 2, which produces MRIRIYAAILLVFLTILVTGLFYTQIIMYERYKTMSEENRLKIVPLMAPRGTIFDMRGHPMVKDVLSFDLSVVYGSIKDKERLVSILSKALDVPRDEMDKAIKKSRFRPYAPYVVYQDIGIEKAIHIEESMSDLPGVILDVSASRRYLYGACAGNLIGYIGLLNKPEFERLKPYGYRIDDLVGRAGVEQYYDEYLRGKHGGKQVEVDHKGRESATLGYLEPVPGKDLYLTIDLELQQYCELLMEGKRGAIVALDPNTGAVRAMVSSPGYDPGIFVDRSRRNEIRPLMKDKEYPMINRAVAGAYPPGSVFKSVVAVAALESGKIKLNTTFNCDGSMRMGKRVFHCWKETGHGPQVIQDALKNSCNVFFWNTGLTLGVDILAEYAGRFGVGQRTGIDLPGEVEGLLPSKEWKQKNMKEQWYKGETMNYSVGQGYLLCTPIQVARMMSVFANGGYMIKPYIVEKIEDMDVNTPEKIRLGISERTLSAVREGLNRVVNDRRGTGIKARQESFEVAGKTGTSQTGKKKNHGWFAGFAPFDHAALTVVVFDEYGGRGGYYAAETAGKVFSKAHELGIL; this is translated from the coding sequence ATGAGGATACGGATATATGCCGCGATATTATTGGTGTTCCTGACCATACTCGTTACGGGTCTGTTCTATACGCAGATCATCATGTACGAGAGATATAAGACCATGTCTGAGGAGAACAGGCTGAAGATCGTTCCCCTCATGGCTCCCAGGGGTACTATATTCGATATGCGCGGGCATCCTATGGTCAAGGACGTACTGAGTTTCGATCTGTCCGTAGTGTATGGGAGCATAAAGGACAAGGAACGACTTGTCTCGATATTAAGCAAGGCCCTGGACGTGCCGAGGGACGAGATGGACAAAGCCATCAAGAAAAGCAGGTTCAGGCCGTACGCCCCATATGTGGTATACCAGGATATCGGCATAGAAAAAGCCATCCATATAGAAGAATCCATGTCAGACCTTCCGGGGGTTATCCTGGACGTTTCCGCTTCCCGCAGGTATCTTTATGGGGCCTGCGCGGGAAACCTTATAGGGTATATAGGCCTTCTTAATAAGCCGGAGTTCGAGAGATTGAAACCGTATGGTTATCGCATAGATGACCTGGTAGGTCGCGCCGGAGTTGAACAGTATTATGACGAATATCTCAGGGGCAAACACGGCGGTAAGCAGGTGGAGGTCGATCATAAGGGCAGAGAGTCGGCCACGCTGGGATATCTCGAGCCAGTTCCCGGTAAAGACCTTTACCTTACCATAGATCTTGAACTGCAGCAATATTGTGAACTGCTAATGGAGGGAAAAAGGGGGGCGATCGTGGCTCTTGATCCTAACACCGGGGCGGTAAGGGCCATGGTAAGTTCTCCTGGATATGATCCGGGTATTTTCGTCGATCGTTCAAGGCGTAATGAAATACGTCCACTCATGAAGGACAAGGAATATCCCATGATAAACCGGGCCGTGGCGGGGGCATATCCGCCGGGATCCGTGTTCAAAAGCGTTGTTGCCGTGGCCGCTCTTGAAAGCGGGAAAATAAAACTTAATACCACGTTCAACTGTGACGGCAGTATGCGCATGGGTAAGAGGGTCTTCCATTGCTGGAAAGAGACGGGCCACGGGCCGCAGGTGATACAGGACGCGTTAAAGAATTCCTGTAACGTGTTCTTCTGGAATACAGGTCTTACTTTGGGTGTGGATATACTCGCGGAATACGCCGGGAGGTTCGGTGTCGGCCAGAGGACCGGCATAGATCTGCCTGGAGAGGTAGAGGGTCTCCTTCCATCAAAAGAATGGAAACAGAAGAACATGAAAGAGCAATGGTATAAGGGCGAGACCATGAATTATTCCGTAGGACAGGGGTACCTTCTTTGTACGCCGATACAGGTGGCGCGAATGATGTCGGTGTTCGCCAATGGAGGGTACATGATCAAACCCTATATCGTTGAGAAGATAGAGGACATGGATGTTAATACCCCTGAAAAGATACGGCTGGGCATATCCGAACGTACGCTTTCGGCGGTCAGGGAAGGGTTGAACCGTGTTGTCAATGACAGACGCGGTACAGGGATCAAAGCCAGGCAGGAGTCTTTTGAAGTGGCGGGGAAGACAGGGACATCGCAGACCGGTAAGAAGAAGAACCATGGATGGTTCGCGGGATTCGCTCCGTTCGATCACGCGGCGCTTACGGTGGTCGTCTTTGATGAATACGGGGGACGTGGTGGATATTACGCGGCGGAGACAGCCGGAAAGGTGTTCTCCAAGGCTCATGAACTGGGCATACTGTGA
- the rodA gene encoding rod shape-determining protein RodA, which translates to MIRRKLSRMDKPLLLAAVAVALLGVIFVYSATMDRGDNAAGSFDPVLVKQVIWVSVGIVVLLLTASTDYLRVLDYSYLAYVVNLFFLVFLLLFGGERYGARRWIGLGPLSFQPSEFVKLTVILALASFLGERREKRGSLGNFMGAIAIVMPAGLLIFLQPDLGTALVLIPILLAILFICGENLKYIIGMISAGLVSMPFFWGILKDYQKARLMVFINPNLDPLGAGYTIIQSKIAIGSGGLLGKGWLNGTQSHLKFLPERHTDFIFSVVGEEWGFVGAVALVGLYVLVISRGIRIMAETEDVYGRAIAAGVITLMAFQVFVNISMTIGFMPVVGLPLPAISYGGSNTITSMIGIGFLLSISRRANR; encoded by the coding sequence ATGATAAGACGTAAATTATCGAGAATGGATAAACCGCTTCTTTTGGCGGCCGTAGCCGTGGCGCTTCTTGGGGTGATCTTCGTGTACAGCGCGACCATGGACCGGGGGGATAACGCGGCGGGAAGCTTTGACCCGGTACTTGTTAAACAGGTGATATGGGTCTCCGTAGGCATAGTGGTCCTTCTCCTGACGGCGTCGACCGATTATCTGCGGGTATTGGATTATTCGTACCTGGCCTATGTGGTGAACCTCTTTTTCCTGGTATTCCTTCTACTTTTCGGCGGGGAAAGGTACGGCGCCAGAAGATGGATAGGGCTAGGGCCGCTCTCCTTCCAGCCGTCAGAGTTCGTCAAGCTTACCGTTATACTGGCGCTTGCGTCTTTTCTGGGTGAACGCAGGGAAAAACGCGGAAGCCTGGGTAATTTCATGGGCGCGATCGCTATTGTCATGCCCGCGGGATTGCTTATATTCCTGCAGCCCGATCTGGGGACCGCCCTTGTGCTTATCCCGATACTTTTGGCTATACTGTTCATTTGCGGTGAGAACCTTAAATATATCATCGGTATGATTTCAGCCGGCCTTGTTTCCATGCCTTTTTTCTGGGGGATATTGAAGGATTACCAGAAGGCGAGGCTTATGGTGTTCATAAATCCTAATTTGGACCCGCTTGGGGCCGGATATACGATAATACAATCCAAGATCGCGATAGGGTCCGGTGGTCTTTTGGGAAAAGGATGGCTGAACGGTACACAAAGCCATCTGAAGTTCCTGCCTGAAAGGCATACGGATTTCATTTTTTCCGTCGTCGGAGAGGAATGGGGATTTGTTGGCGCCGTGGCGCTTGTGGGCTTGTATGTGCTGGTGATATCAAGAGGTATACGTATAATGGCGGAAACGGAGGATGTTTACGGGAGGGCCATAGCCGCCGGCGTAATAACGCTTATGGCGTTCCAGGTGTTCGTCAACATATCCATGACCATAGGGTTCATGCCTGTAGTAGGACTGCCCTTGCCGGCTATAAGCTATGGAGGCTCGAACACTATCACGTCCATGATAGGTATCGGGTTCCTCCTCAGTATAAGCCGAAGGGCTAACAGATAA
- a CDS encoding TIGR03960 family B12-binding radical SAM protein, translating to MSKLADILHKVQKPGRYIGEEFNVVKKDHAHCGVSVVLAYPDIYEIGMSYLGLKILYHLLNEREDVVCERVFMPWDDLAGELRNEDMKLFSLESRTPLKDFDIVGFSLSYELTYTNVLSMLELGGIEVLSSERGEDAPLVIAGGACCYNPEPMHRFIDVFVIGDGEEALPALVDRYTELKKNKIGRKEALRALAGMRGVYVPSLYEPKYVGEEFKGLEPIGPDIPRVVEKACVTSFDSTYYPVKQLVPLVKTIHDRISVEIMRGCPNRCRFCQASAVNRPLGIRKPETVRKLCRETYLHTGYERISLLSLSSVNYPGLAGLFEALKEDLGSRRVSISIPSLRVDEAFYDVPGMLSDMRKSGLTFAPETADDLLRSALGKDIDMGILCKSASLAYRHGWKRIKLYFMVGFSSSVKDEAENILQMSAKVSGVRRETASKPAEVKVSVNPFVPKAHTPFQWLPMRSRQELEEIRGQLLSSRSKYVEVDVHDIRQSFLEACMSRGDRKVADIIYTAWNNGARFDGWRDHFDPVLWADAFKANGADIDSYACQRFGMDDVLPWEHISAGIPKDMLKKELIASGLYQ from the coding sequence ATGAGCAAATTAGCGGACATATTGCATAAAGTGCAGAAACCCGGTCGGTATATCGGGGAAGAGTTCAACGTGGTAAAGAAAGACCATGCTCACTGCGGGGTGTCCGTGGTGTTGGCGTATCCGGATATCTACGAGATAGGCATGAGCTATCTGGGGCTTAAGATATTGTACCACCTTTTGAACGAACGTGAGGATGTGGTGTGTGAACGTGTCTTCATGCCCTGGGATGACCTGGCCGGGGAGCTACGGAACGAAGACATGAAGCTGTTCAGCCTGGAGTCGAGGACCCCGCTTAAGGATTTTGATATCGTGGGTTTTTCACTTTCATACGAGCTGACATATACCAATGTGCTTTCTATGCTCGAACTGGGTGGGATAGAAGTGCTGTCTTCCGAACGTGGGGAGGATGCTCCCCTGGTCATAGCCGGAGGCGCGTGCTGTTATAATCCCGAACCCATGCATAGGTTCATCGACGTTTTCGTGATAGGTGACGGGGAGGAAGCGCTTCCCGCGCTTGTCGACAGGTACACGGAATTGAAAAAGAATAAGATCGGTAGGAAAGAAGCCTTAAGGGCGCTGGCGGGGATGAGGGGCGTATATGTGCCGTCGCTATATGAGCCAAAATACGTCGGAGAGGAATTCAAGGGGCTGGAACCTATCGGTCCCGATATCCCCCGTGTGGTGGAAAAAGCGTGCGTAACTTCGTTCGATTCCACATATTACCCGGTAAAACAGCTGGTACCGCTCGTAAAGACCATACATGACAGGATCTCGGTCGAGATAATGAGGGGGTGTCCTAACCGGTGCAGGTTCTGCCAGGCCAGTGCCGTGAACCGTCCGTTGGGCATACGAAAACCGGAGACGGTGAGGAAATTGTGCCGGGAGACCTATCTTCATACCGGATATGAAAGGATATCCCTCCTGTCGCTTTCCAGCGTGAATTATCCCGGGCTTGCTGGGCTTTTCGAGGCCTTGAAAGAGGATCTTGGTTCCCGGCGCGTAAGTATTTCTATACCGTCACTGAGAGTGGATGAAGCGTTTTACGATGTCCCGGGAATGCTTTCAGATATGCGCAAGTCCGGCCTTACTTTCGCGCCTGAAACGGCGGACGACTTATTAAGGAGCGCGTTGGGCAAGGACATTGATATGGGGATACTTTGTAAATCCGCGTCACTTGCTTACCGTCATGGTTGGAAAAGGATCAAACTGTATTTCATGGTAGGCTTCTCGTCCTCAGTGAAGGACGAGGCGGAGAACATCCTTCAGATGAGCGCTAAGGTCTCGGGGGTGAGGAGGGAGACGGCGTCCAAGCCCGCCGAAGTGAAAGTCAGCGTTAATCCGTTCGTTCCCAAAGCACATACTCCGTTCCAGTGGCTTCCAATGAGATCCAGGCAAGAGCTGGAAGAGATAAGGGGGCAGCTCTTGTCGTCACGGTCCAAGTATGTCGAGGTCGATGTGCATGATATACGACAGTCTTTTCTGGAAGCGTGCATGTCGAGAGGGGATCGCAAGGTGGCGGATATCATTTACACTGCGTGGAATAATGGCGCGAGGTTCGATGGATGGCGCGACCATTTCGATCCCGTACTGTGGGCGGACGCGTTCAAGGCCAATGGCGCTGATATAGACAGTTATGCCTGTCAGAGGTTCGGCATGGATGATGTCCTGCCGTGGGAGCATATAAGTGCCGGTATCCCGAAAGATATGTTGAAGAAAGAACTTATTGCCAGTGGATTGTATCAATAA
- a CDS encoding type IV pilus twitching motility protein PilT, which translates to MDLDIKQIMADMPEKRASDLHIGADAPLHYRIDNDLVPVTEQVLSAEEAKEIIYSLLTEEQINRLETEKEIDFSIAMGDVGRYRCNAFTQRNATGCAIRLIPLDIMTIAECGLPADVVQKFCYTHRGLVLVTGATGSGKSTTLAAMVDEINANRTCHIVTIEDPIEFVHKNKKSIIDQRQLFQDTYSFGSALRHVLRQDPDVILIGELRDLDTIQAALVIADTGHLVLGTLHTSDSIQTINRIVDVFPSHQQKQIRVQLSFVLIAILSQQLIPRAGKKGRVLAAEVLVATPAVRSMIRENKEHQIYSIIQTSQKYGMKTMNQSLVDLVFQGEITHDEALARSPNTEELIKMLG; encoded by the coding sequence ATGGACCTGGATATCAAGCAGATCATGGCGGATATGCCTGAAAAAAGGGCCTCCGACCTTCACATAGGGGCCGACGCGCCGCTGCATTACAGGATAGATAATGATCTTGTCCCGGTGACCGAGCAGGTGTTGTCCGCCGAAGAAGCCAAGGAAATAATATACAGCCTGCTTACAGAGGAGCAGATCAACCGGCTGGAAACGGAAAAAGAGATAGATTTTTCCATAGCCATGGGGGATGTGGGACGCTACAGGTGCAACGCTTTCACCCAGAGGAACGCTACCGGTTGCGCGATAAGGCTCATTCCTCTTGATATAATGACGATAGCCGAATGCGGCCTACCCGCCGATGTGGTACAGAAGTTCTGCTATACTCACCGTGGACTCGTGCTTGTTACCGGGGCTACGGGAAGCGGGAAATCCACAACGCTAGCGGCCATGGTCGACGAGATAAACGCGAACCGCACATGCCATATAGTCACCATAGAGGACCCGATAGAATTCGTGCATAAGAACAAGAAATCCATAATTGACCAGCGTCAGCTTTTCCAGGATACATATTCTTTCGGCAGCGCGCTCCGGCATGTGCTCCGTCAGGATCCCGATGTGATCCTTATCGGTGAGCTCCGGGACCTGGATACGATACAGGCGGCTCTCGTAATAGCCGACACGGGACATCTTGTGCTGGGAACGCTCCATACGTCGGATTCGATACAGACGATAAACCGTATCGTGGATGTTTTCCCGTCACACCAGCAAAAGCAGATACGCGTGCAGCTTTCATTCGTGCTTATAGCCATATTATCCCAGCAGCTCATTCCCCGCGCGGGAAAGAAGGGCAGGGTGCTCGCCGCCGAAGTGCTGGTCGCGACGCCAGCTGTGCGCAGCATGATACGGGAGAACAAGGAACACCAGATATATTCAATAATCCAGACCTCCCAGAAGTATGGCATGAAGACGATGAACCAGTCCCTGGTCGACCTGGTCTTCCAGGGGGAGATTACCCATGATGAGGCCCTGGCACGGTCCCCGAACACGGAAGAGCTTATTAAGATGCTGGGATAG
- a CDS encoding ATPase, T2SS/T4P/T4SS family — translation MSLFITKRICDLLLKKKLVSEEDLKHASKICGERGGSLSDILIDMRKVSKEDLLTVFSEEMGFPPFRLSRFNISDEVLGLIPKRVCRTYQILPLSRMGKQLTVAMVDPLNIFALDDLRIITSLDVSPVIVTEDEMKDAFLKYFEKSADEEISAIVEDMESAKMEMVEDDADDFSSLDLLRITEDAPVVKLTNMILGKGVKERASDILIEPLERSSRVRYRIDGVLCERYTPPRKFHQAIVSRIKVMSDLDIAERRLPQDGRFRIKIEDRKVDFRVSIVPSSFGEKIALRVLDKEQAMIDLDSLGFRESAKADMREAARRPHGMVLVCGPTGCGKTTTLYSILKYIDDPEKNVVTVEDPVEYELKGINQVSINDEIGLSFSACLRSILRQDPDIIMVGEIRDHETLDVAIKSALTGHLVLSTLHTNTAAGSVVRMVNMGIEPFLITASVELVAAQRLLRKLCTECKEPYMPTRDVAEKYGLFDEKGGIKQIFRPIGCKKCVGTGYQGRVAIAECLKLSPAIKELIFKNAQEHEIERQAKEEGMSTLRQNGIYNVLEGVSSLEDVLRITVMAR, via the coding sequence ATGTCGCTTTTCATTACAAAAAGGATATGTGACCTCCTTCTCAAGAAGAAGCTTGTATCCGAAGAGGATCTCAAGCACGCCAGTAAGATATGTGGTGAAAGAGGAGGAAGCTTAAGTGATATACTGATCGACATGAGGAAAGTGTCGAAAGAAGATCTCTTGACGGTCTTCAGCGAGGAAATGGGGTTCCCCCCGTTCCGTTTGTCCCGGTTCAACATAAGTGACGAGGTGTTGGGACTTATCCCAAAGCGCGTGTGCAGGACCTACCAGATATTGCCGCTATCCCGCATGGGTAAGCAGCTCACGGTGGCTATGGTGGATCCCCTGAACATTTTCGCCCTGGACGATCTCCGGATAATCACCAGCCTGGATGTCAGCCCGGTGATAGTCACGGAAGACGAAATGAAGGACGCTTTCCTGAAATATTTCGAAAAATCAGCCGACGAGGAAATAAGCGCCATCGTAGAGGACATGGAAAGCGCCAAGATGGAGATGGTGGAGGATGACGCTGACGATTTCTCTTCCCTTGATCTTTTGAGGATCACCGAGGACGCGCCTGTGGTCAAATTGACCAATATGATATTAGGAAAAGGAGTAAAAGAGCGGGCGAGTGACATACTCATAGAACCGCTTGAGAGGAGCTCAAGGGTCAGGTACAGGATAGACGGCGTGCTTTGCGAAAGATATACGCCTCCGAGGAAATTCCACCAGGCCATAGTCTCCAGGATAAAGGTCATGTCCGATCTGGATATAGCGGAAAGACGTCTTCCCCAGGACGGCAGGTTCAGGATAAAGATCGAGGACCGCAAGGTGGATTTCAGGGTATCGATAGTGCCGTCCAGTTTTGGCGAGAAGATCGCGCTCAGGGTGCTTGACAAGGAACAGGCCATGATAGATCTTGACTCCCTTGGGTTTCGAGAGAGCGCCAAGGCTGATATGCGGGAAGCGGCCCGCCGGCCCCACGGGATGGTACTTGTATGCGGCCCCACAGGATGCGGTAAAACGACGACACTTTATTCCATTCTCAAGTATATAGACGATCCCGAAAAGAACGTAGTTACGGTCGAGGACCCCGTGGAATATGAGCTCAAGGGGATAAACCAGGTCAGTATAAACGATGAGATAGGTCTCAGCTTTTCCGCGTGCCTGAGGTCCATACTGCGTCAGGACCCGGACATTATAATGGTAGGGGAGATAAGGGACCATGAGACGCTGGATGTCGCCATAAAATCCGCGCTTACAGGGCACCTTGTCTTGAGTACGCTCCATACGAATACCGCCGCCGGGTCAGTGGTCAGGATGGTCAACATGGGGATCGAACCGTTCCTTATCACGGCATCAGTGGAGCTGGTGGCCGCGCAGCGGCTCCTCAGGAAACTTTGTACGGAGTGCAAGGAACCTTATATGCCGACCAGGGACGTGGCCGAGAAATACGGGTTGTTCGATGAAAAGGGAGGGATAAAACAGATATTCCGCCCGATAGGATGTAAAAAATGTGTGGGGACAGGGTATCAGGGCAGGGTGGCCATCGCGGAATGCCTGAAGTTGTCGCCCGCGATAAAAGAACTTATTTTCAAGAACGCGCAGGAACATGAGATCGAGAGGCAGGCGAAGGAAGAAGGCATGAGCACCCTCAGGCAGAATGGTATATATAACGTGCTGGAGGGGGTCTCTTCCCTGGAGGATGTGCTGCGCATTACCGTTATGGCGCGTTGA
- a CDS encoding GspE/PulE family protein, whose translation MSNTLTEKIIDNLKHVPSMDHGRLESFVDETRKLSGNIVNFLMESDIIPPREMLGVLGTALDIPPIDVSRISLDRDLMALVTEKLERRYSVLPISRIGKEITLAVANPTDILAIDDIKTITGCDIELVLSTKKDIQDILSSFYDEADEDISTIIDEGEESSVEIIEHAQGTDIMDLTKESTTAPIVKVVDLIISEAIKRRSSDIHIEPQEKTLRVRYRVDGRLHNIFDLPKINQNAILARLKIMSNLDITETRVPQDGRFRIKLENKEIDFRVSVLPTNFGNKVVLRALDKSNLSIGLDTLGFLPGPMSDFREALSRPFGIILVTGPTGSGKSTTLYSVLTEMNVPEKNIVTIEDPVEYQVGGITQIAARPEIGLDFAGGLRAVLRQSPDVIMVGEIRDMETADIAIKASLTGQMVLSTLHTNDSVGAITRLVNMGIEPFLVASSLIMACAQRLLRKICPHCKTEAGLPEALVAEIKARYPEARDKDEFFKGAGCQRCNGTGYLGRMGVLETLLVDEKIREMINASSSEFDIKKYLVGKGVRDLRGNAMTKFINGLTTYEEVLRVT comes from the coding sequence ATGAGTAACACGCTTACTGAAAAGATAATAGACAACCTGAAACATGTCCCGAGCATGGATCATGGAAGGCTGGAGTCCTTTGTCGATGAGACCAGGAAGCTTTCGGGGAACATAGTCAACTTTCTTATGGAAAGCGACATCATACCGCCAAGAGAGATGTTGGGAGTGCTTGGGACGGCCCTTGATATTCCGCCCATAGATGTATCGCGTATCTCCCTTGACAGGGACCTTATGGCGCTTGTAACGGAAAAACTGGAGAGAAGATATTCCGTCCTGCCGATATCCAGGATAGGCAAGGAAATAACCCTGGCGGTGGCTAATCCGACGGACATATTGGCCATTGATGATATCAAGACCATAACGGGATGCGACATTGAACTGGTATTATCCACGAAAAAGGATATACAGGACATACTTTCTTCTTTTTACGATGAGGCTGATGAGGATATAAGTACCATAATTGATGAGGGCGAGGAGTCCAGCGTAGAGATCATCGAGCATGCACAGGGTACCGATATAATGGACCTTACCAAGGAGAGTACTACCGCGCCGATAGTTAAAGTGGTGGACCTCATTATCTCTGAGGCGATAAAGCGCAGGTCGAGTGATATACATATCGAACCGCAGGAAAAGACGCTCAGGGTCAGGTACAGGGTGGACGGACGGCTGCATAATATTTTCGACCTGCCGAAGATCAACCAGAACGCCATACTGGCAAGACTGAAGATCATGTCGAACCTGGATATCACCGAGACACGTGTTCCCCAGGACGGCAGGTTCAGGATAAAGCTCGAGAACAAGGAAATAGATTTCAGGGTCTCGGTGCTCCCGACCAATTTCGGGAACAAGGTGGTACTAAGGGCGCTTGACAAGAGCAATCTTTCCATCGGGCTCGATACCCTGGGCTTCCTGCCAGGCCCGATGAGTGATTTCCGCGAAGCGTTGTCCAGGCCTTTCGGGATAATACTTGTTACCGGTCCTACCGGGAGCGGTAAGTCGACCACGCTTTATTCCGTTCTTACCGAGATGAACGTCCCGGAAAAGAACATTGTCACCATAGAGGACCCGGTAGAATACCAGGTGGGAGGTATAACCCAGATAGCGGCGCGACCGGAGATAGGGCTTGATTTCGCCGGCGGGCTCAGGGCCGTGCTCAGGCAGAGCCCTGATGTCATAATGGTCGGAGAGATCCGGGATATGGAAACCGCGGATATCGCTATTAAGGCCTCGCTTACCGGACAAATGGTGCTAAGTACCCTGCATACCAATGATTCCGTAGGAGCCATCACGCGGCTCGTGAACATGGGCATAGAGCCGTTCCTTGTGGCGTCCAGTCTTATAATGGCCTGCGCGCAACGACTGCTACGTAAGATATGTCCGCATTGCAAGACGGAAGCAGGGCTTCCTGAAGCGCTTGTCGCGGAGATAAAAGCAAGATACCCGGAAGCGCGGGACAAAGACGAGTTTTTCAAGGGAGCCGGCTGCCAGAGATGTAACGGTACGGGATATCTGGGCAGGATGGGTGTGCTTGAGACCCTGCTGGTTGATGAGAAGATAAGGGAGATGATCAATGCGAGCAGCTCCGAGTTCGATATAAAGAAGTACTTGGTCGGAAAGGGTGTTAGGGATCTCAGGGGTAATGCCATGACGAAGTTCATTAACGGGCTGACAACGTACGAGGAAGTGCTAAGGGTGACCTGA